In Telopea speciosissima isolate NSW1024214 ecotype Mountain lineage chromosome 10, Tspe_v1, whole genome shotgun sequence, the DNA window GGATGAAGGATTGATAGGTAGAGGGGTCAGAGCACCAGCATTTCCAAGTTTTCGCCATTCTATTTTATGTCTTGTGGGAAAGAGTTTTCTGTGCAGGGTGCACACTAGCTCCAAGACACAGTCCTTTTGTCCCTTGTTGAGACTTGGGACTAGTTAAGAACAGATGAACAGCTTTCAGAGTACAGAGAACTAGGAGGAAGAGCAAAGAAAGCCCAGAAACCCAAAACTTCATCCTAGGTTCCTTGTATCCCATTTTAAATCCATGATAGAAGAGCTTACAGAGTACACAGAACTAAGAGGAAAAGCAAAGAAAGCCCAGAAACTCAATATTTCATTCTCAACTTAGGTTCTTTGTATCCCATTTTAAATCCTTGATAGAAGACCTGAAACCATCTGTCTCCATTCCTTAACTAATATTTTTTAgcagtagttttctgtctgggagtgtggcctacaccagcactcccatgagtctatctctctcctcctcaaaacaaggggacagaggtgtctatgcatatggggaagagagagatagactcatgcgagtgctggtgtaggccacactcccaaacaaCTTTCTCCCTATTTTTAATGGACAAGAATTATTCCCCCTATTTTTAACATGTTATACAAAATTAGAAtatccaaatatatatatatatatatattttttttaaatgtggaCAAACAAAATTACATCATTGGAACCTAAAGGTAAGAAGTCATGATAAAACAGATCATTGGACAACAATGATGATCCCAGCCTGGTCTGTACCCAAACTTACTTCTATAAGCCTATATAAACAAAAGTTAAACCTGGAGCCATGTATGACTGTTAAAATGGTTCTTCTAAGAATCTTCAAAAGATGGGTTTTTGATCTCTCGGAGAAAATATGGCATGAATTCATCCATAGATTATAGATATTTAAATTAAACACCAAGTATCATCAGAAAATTATGCACTAGAATAACTGAAAACAAAGCCATATGTAAGCATTGAAAATAATACTATGTCAAGAGGACAAGTGATCCACCAGAAAAGATTGATCCAAAGTCATAAACAGATGGCCTGTATTCAATGCAATAGCAAAGCTTCATCAGAAAATGATGTACTATAATAACTGTAAATAAAACCATGGGTGAGTGTAAATTCTCAAATTTGACCTCTCAGACTAGAATTTTCCCTGAGCTCAAATCTAAATAGATTGTACTTGGCATTCAGAGCAAGAGTTTCACCAAAACTTCTCAGACTAGAATAATGAAGAAAACTTAGATTGCAGAAACTAGGtgtaattcaaataaaaatgaagaaatcaaCATGCATTGATTAACAAACACAAAACCAGTTGACATAGAAGTATTTGAAAGGACATAAATAAACTACGTATCTCATAATTCCTACTGGAGCAGGGGGAGGAAAAAATACACCATACCAGAACCCCAAAATCTGCCACCAATTGAAAATAAATCTAAAATGAGCTCCATCACAACCACTGTGTAAGAGGATTAAcacaaaatgggagaagattgaagatagaGTTGCTGACCGCTTCAGGCACACCATGATCTGAGCTCATAACATGCTGTCTGTTCTTGCAGGCAACCTCCTGAAAAAGTTCAGGGGCACTGAAGGAAGCCTATGGCGGAACCTTGGATGCCTCAACACATAAATGCCTGCGATAAGGGCTACAACACGAAATGGTGTTACATACAGTACTATGGCAGCAATCAAAcagaaaatcacaaacaaagCTGTGGCTCTCGGATCCCTCCAGCTGAGCAGAGACTGTAACCTTTCCCCTTGGGTTGCCAAATCACCAACCACAGTCTGTATCCTCCCGGCCACACTTCTCAAACGGTCATACCTCATCCTCACAATATCTGCAGGTCGTGAAGTAGGGAATGTGTCAAACTCTTCATCCAATTCATCAGGATGTGCATTATCAGCATGCGACAGACGGGTATCCATGTGAGGCGGGTTTCTTGGCCTCCACCGATAGTACCAAACCCCAATCAAGAAAAGGTAGAGAAAAACTGTGGGCAGTATCAACTCTGGATACAGGACCAATATCACAAAGAGGATGTGAATCAGAATCGTTGTAAGAGGGTTTTTCCAATTGCATATCTGATCAAACCATCTTCCAACAGCAATTAACCCACTCAGAACCCCCATAATCCTGAAAAAATTAGCTTTGCTCCTCCTCATACTCCACATATGCGAGTCAACATCCAACATATATTCGACAATCTCTTTCCTCAGAGGTGGTTCTGCACGGCTTAGCCTCATAGAGACAATCTGAGTAGCCTGGTGTCTCAAGCTATCAAGCTGAGTAACAGATAATGGATGAAGGTAATGCATTTTTGGCAACAGAGGTTGTGTATATATATGCATCATATTTAGCAAAGACGAGCATGTAAACCTCACAGCCAACTGaacttcacccatcttcttcacACCCGAGGGATGTAAAACCAGGAGAGGATAGGAGTGTGTGTAAACCCTATCAGTTTCAAGAGTAGAAAGACGAATCCTTACCTTTCCAATTCGTGAATCCCTAGCTCCTCCAGGCTTATCTCCTCCTCCATGCAAGTGACAGTTATCAAACACACCAATTGTAATGACAGTGCAAGGATCAAATACTTCCCATGTGTATTGCTCATTCCACTTCGGAGTAAAGCTATCTATGATGGTTCTCGTTCGCACCCACTTCTGCCCATATTTGGCCACACAATAGGCATCTGTCGTACCCTTTCCGTCCTTAGTCTTCATTGGCATCAATCCCTGAGCATTCAAAATCCCcaattccaaaacaccaatgTTATACTTCCACAATTGTTTTGCAGTCGGCCTAAGATCACTGCTGTAGTGTGTTGATTCATCCAGAACATGATACCCACCTTCCAAACAGATCCTGAGATGAATCCTACTTGCAAATtttatctccttcttcttctgatcCCCATCTACAACCACCACATGCTTCTCAAGATTATACCACCTAGTGTTCACAGGCTTATAATCCAATCTTCTTTCTACATTCTGCAAAGGAATCACGCACTTCCCCAAAACTTCATCCTTGTTAGGTCCAACTCTATCTTCCACACTCAAAACGAGGTGCTCCTCAAAAGGTTCTGCTGCTACAAACATCAAATCCTCATTCCACATCGGATTAATAGTCCTGCTCTGAGAAATTCTAGTTCGCAAAGCCTGATTACCAAGGATAGCCTTAACATAAACCTCTGGGAATTTACCCTTTTCAGTAGGTAGCAAGTCCTGAGCTTCAATCACGTTTACCCTCACATACCAAAGTTTGGGGGAGAGGTATACCTTTGATCGGATGTTAGCAAGGCTTTCACTGGTTACTGTGGCCGCATCTGAATGCCATGCTTCAGGAAATGCTTCGTCAGCTTGGGTGCCCATCCAAACAGCCAACATGAGCTCCCCTTTAACTTTATCTCCCTTCCGATCTTCTAGTCTGTACCATTGCGGTGCTAAAGGGCTGTCAGGAGGAACACGTTTAGGGATTTCATTGACATCGAACATGACTCGGCCAACGAAATCATCCTTGACCATATCCTTATCCTTCACTGTAACCTCCAAGACAGAAGCTTGAACTCGATCCTTTGAGAAAGCAAAGACCTGGTTCCACTCCGGATTTGTCTTCTTTTCGAAATGGCGAGTGGTGCCCTTGTAGTTTCCAAGCTTCACTTCGACATACGGATCAAGGCTCCCAGTTATATCTTTTGCCGGTAGGTCCTTGGCTTTGACAACCCGAACGTAGAGGTACTGCATTTGTTCGACCAAGTCATAGGTGCTCGTAAGCTTGTCTCCAGTGACCCCTCCACCACCAAGGTGGGGCGAGGTCTCCTTCAAGGAATAGTCTTCAGGAGGGGGAGGCCGCTGCATTTTTTACGTTGAGAGGGAGTATCGATTGATGAAACAGAAGGAATTGCAGAAACGGAGGAACTTAAATGAAGCCAACGGGGGTTTAATTACAAAACTTCCGGAATTCTAAAAATTCGGAACACCAATTTAAAGAGCCGTTATGAACAAATAGAATAGAGGAGGTTTTCTTCAGttccttttccccccttttcttctGGAAGAGAGTAAAGATTTCCTAGACTCGAAAACTGTTTCCCGTGATTTCTGGCATGTCGATAACAGAAacttcaaaaattcaaaaaatttcaaagcaAAACGTTATCAAACCATCGAATCTCAGATAGGCCAACGGAAACTTGAAGAGTCAAGAAGACAGAAAGATAAACGAGACACTAATACTCAAAACTTTTAGATCTTAGAGCCTATCAGAACCTCGGAACGGACACAAGGTCCGCAAGTTCTTAACTTGAACCACTTCATCCTAGATACAAATGAACTCCAGAAAGGAGATGCAGAACCTCAAGAGCCATAGGAAACATGAACTTGTACAGTAACTCAGTAAGCACTTTCGTGAAATTCCAGATCTGAAAGAGCCAAAACCtgcaaaaccaaaacaaaaccatGAGTCACGAACAGAATCACTTGATCCTCACCGCACATTCTACTCATGCAGTTGCAATAGACTGAAAAAACAAGACTAAAACTACATACATTCAAAGAAACTTCTCACGACACAGTATAGAAAGCTTCTACGTAAAACTTCCAGATCCCAACTTAAGATAAAGCCCCTAAAATCGTAACAAAACCAGTGAGTTGCAAACTTCAAATTGGCTACAACATCTCAAAGGTTCCCAATAGAAAATCTACCCACGTAATAGTGTCACAGCGCCGAAATGACAGTTCCACTAGACATAAATTTGcgagaaaatatcaaaccaaaccaaaccaaaccaaaaacgTTGGTATCTGATAGTAAAAAATGAGAATGCAGAGATATCCAAATTCCAGGGGAaataagaacaaaggaaaggaCGAAGCAACGGTGTCGTAGAAGTGATGATACCTGAGAGGAACTGAGACTAGAGAAGAAAACCCTAGATTGTAGATGATCCAGAACGTTCTTCAAGGTTAAGCAATGAAAAATCACCTTTTCTCGGCTTTTTCTGTATCAGAttttaaatgaaaatggaaaCAGAGAAAACAGTCACAAAAATGGGAAAATAGACGCTTTGTTGGTGAGATCTGAATCTCGGGAGAAATACTCAGAACCTACTccgtctatctctttcttttgcttttttaaatagtgaaaaatggGGAATCCAAGAGACAAGTGCGAAGACCGTGGTCGGAATTAACTCGTGCGACGACTGGTGTCTTCGCTCTGGGCCCACCTGTTTCTTAGACCGCCACAATGCATTTTCTCGAGATGGGCAAGCGATAAGTCATAATAAGTTGCATATTGTTGTAGAGGAATACCAGTTTTAGATATTGGACCGGGACTCAAACCAGAAAGGGTCCAGGTCAATCTGATCCGGTTTAACTACGGTGAAAACCAGAAAGGTGGCCGGTTCCAATTAGATCCGATTTCTTGGTTCGTTCTGGAGTAAGAGCCTAATAAAAAGTGCAGGCGGTTGGGAGGGGTTCCCCACAATAGAAAGACATATACTGTGGAAAGAGTATATGGGTCCGTGGTACCAGTGCGGGGTTGAATCTATAAATCacattagttttttgttttttcggtAAGGGAAAAATTTATTGAAGGAGATGGCAAGGGGATAATGATATCATATATCTaagcctgtaaacggatcggatgtaatcgaattcagatattttttggtcaaatacggatatctctaaatggatttgaatggattcggatgcggattcgaatggattcggatgagaatcgaattcggattttcgaccatccgtttacacctctgccttgtgtaacccgaaccttcctccccctagtggatacaattcactctcaatccatagttttagatcatgattctcttttcctcatattctagaacctgttgaatcttcaaaaaccctcaagatcgttatttacttaattttttataattaagtatttagattcagatttttatcggagtattcggatttttttcctgatatctctaatcgaatacggatgcagatcgaatttggattttcgattatccatttacagcccttgATATATCACATTAGTGATGGAATGGAAAATGATATCATTCACATGGGATCAACCTCATGGCCACCGTTGGATGCTTATGTGTGGTGCACTGGGTACTGCCGTACtgcagaggataaaaattgaCCCATAATCAAGCACAAAAAGGTCTGATTTGAAGTTGACCGGTTTAGTAAAACTACTCTAGTCTAGGCCGGTCATACTCTTATGACTCTTGATTTGCAATCAGGGGTCCACAGGAAGAACTGTACAGTCTCTTCGTGGGACCCTCTCGAGATGCAGTCTAGGATTGTAAAAATTAGACCAGACCGGTTGAATAGATTGAGCCAACCGATCCAATTCCTTATTGGTTCAGTATTGATTTTTTTACTTAAAAGAGTTATAGAGAGTTACAGTCCACCGCTTTCAGTTTGACTCGTCATATGCATGGAACTAAAAAATATCGTCTCGTGGCGATAAAATGGACGATATTTTATACCTGTGGCGGGATCCAGCTGTACTTTTGTCCGCGTCTACAAAAAAGACCTGTGAGTGGGCCCACCTTCTGCTTCACTGAATATGTTTAGGTAGTCCTGATCCTACCATACTGTGGGACCCAAGAAGATCTGGCCATCACCTGTTTGGGTCCATATCAGAgtaaacataaacataaacatCAACTGGAGCCGACCAAGATCCAATCAGTTATTTTTAATAATCCAACGGTTATTGGAAACTGACGTACCTAAGGTCTGTTTCATTGGAAACACTGTGAAGCTTAGTCTTTTGGGTTATGggaaggtggggtggggtggggttgttATTGAAAACGGTAAAGGATGTGGTGAGGACACGTGGTAATCTTGGTCACATATGTAAATTTGCAAATAggcttttgttgtttcttttcaGATACCTTTCCACGtggcaaaaaaagaaaaagtgctTAACGTAATTTGATTGTCTTCATGTGAGACATGTCATTTCCTCTTATTGTTACTCCTATAACAATTCAAaattactgttataccctttaTGTAATCTATACTCttataataatttaaaattactgttataccctttaTGTATGGAaaaaatcctctctaattctttCCAAGTGCAGTGCCGAGAGCTCAACATCTGGCAAGCACAACCGCACGACATCCAATGGTGttgagcttgagaagaaagaaaaaaaaaaaactgattcaATCACCTCAGATATCATTGGATGTCATGCCTGCCAAGTACTCCAagtggatagtgctatatccgcatatgcattcgattagctttcgaacggattcagataatgctaaatggatacagacacggatagaGTTCggatatttttttcatttacatgtaaatatagctttttggttagctatagcctatctgtatccgtatccgtatccgtttagctttcggacggattcgaatagtgctaaacggatatgaacacagatacgaaaatggatttcggctattcatttacatccatACTGCCAAGTATCACCCTCTCAACCCCAAACTGCACCGCACTCGACAATCAAGAAATTTGAGAGGATTTTAATCATGTATGTATACTCTTATAGCAAATCAAaattactgttataccctttaTATATGGTTTGGTGTTCTGAGGGGCTATGGCATTTAATTGCATCTAGAATTCTGGACATGCTTCAGTATCCAAAAATTCCTCCACTGAGAAGCAAGCTTTTAACATTCGGTATCTAGGTGTTAGTATTGGTTTCGGTCGATATTGATACCGATAGTGATACAGATTGACCATATTGGGTTGGATCGGACACTTTTACTCTCAAAAGTAACTATACCATTGATATTTGGAACATTTTTATCCTCCGACGTTACCGATAGCTCCAGTCGTATTGGTATCGACCAATACCAAATGCCGATACAATAGTGATACCTAAATCCATGGTCTCATGGCTCTGGTTTTCCAATTCACATGGTGGATTCTTAAATGGGCCCATGATTTATTTGATCAAAAAAGAcatatccagtgcacgaggctctcagTACTGAGGTTTATAATGTACATAGTGTTACCCCAACTTTCACAAAGAAATTGTTTCTATACTCCAACCCGTGTCCATTTGATCAACCCAAT includes these proteins:
- the LOC122642476 gene encoding FT-interacting protein 4 isoform X2, whose protein sequence is MQRPPPPEDYSLKETSPHLGGGGVTGDKLTSTYDLVEQMQYLYVRVVKAKDLPAKDITGSLDPYVEVKLGNYKGTTRHFEKKTNPEWNQVFAFSKDRVQASVLEVTVKDKDMVKDDFVGRVMFDVNEIPKRVPPDSPLAPQWYRLEDRKGDKVKGELMLAVWMGTQADEAFPEAWHSDAATVTSESLANIRSKVYLSPKLWYVRVNVIEAQDLLPTEKGKFPEVYVKAILGNQALRTRISQSRTINPMWNEDLMFVAAEPFEEHLVLSVEDRVGPNKDEVLGKCVIPLQNVERRLDYKPVNTRWYNLEKHVVVVDGDQKKKEIKFASRIHLRICLEGGYHVLDESTHYSSDLRPTAKQLWKYNIGVLELGILNAQGLMPMKTKDGKGTTDAYCVAKYGQKWVRTRTIIDSFTPKWNEQYTWEVFDPCTVITIGVFDNCHLHGGGDKPGGARDSRIGKLDSLRHQATQIVSMRLSRAEPPLRKEIVEYMLDVDSHMWSMRRSKANFFRIMGVLSGLIAVGRWFDQICNWKNPLTTILIHILFVILVLYPELILPTVFLYLFLIGVWYYRWRPRNPPHMDTRLSHADNAHPDELDEEFDTFPTSRPADIVRMRYDRLRSVAGRIQTVVGDLATQGERLQSLLSWRDPRATALFVIFCLIAAIVLYVTPFRVVALIAGIYVLRHPRFRHRLPSVPLNFFRRLPARTDSML
- the LOC122642476 gene encoding FT-interacting protein 3 isoform X1 is translated as MQRPPPPEDYSLKETSPHLGGGGVTGDKLTSTYDLVEQMQYLYVRVVKAKDLPAKDITGSLDPYVEVKLGNYKGTTRHFEKKTNPEWNQVFAFSKDRVQASVLEVTVKDKDMVKDDFVGRVMFDVNEIPKRVPPDSPLAPQWYRLEDRKGDKVKGELMLAVWMGTQADEAFPEAWHSDAATVTSESLANIRSKVYLSPKLWYVRVNVIEAQDLLPTEKGKFPEVYVKAILGNQALRTRISQSRTINPMWNEDLMFVAAEPFEEHLVLSVEDRVGPNKDEVLGKCVIPLQNVERRLDYKPVNTRWYNLEKHVVVVDGDQKKKEIKFASRIHLRICLEGGYHVLDESTHYSSDLRPTAKQLWKYNIGVLELGILNAQGLMPMKTKDGKGTTDAYCVAKYGQKWVRTRTIIDSFTPKWNEQYTWEVFDPCTVITIGVFDNCHLHGGGDKPGGARDSRIGKVRIRLSTLETDRVYTHSYPLLVLHPSGVKKMGEVQLAVRFTCSSLLNMMHIYTQPLLPKMHYLHPLSVTQLDSLRHQATQIVSMRLSRAEPPLRKEIVEYMLDVDSHMWSMRRSKANFFRIMGVLSGLIAVGRWFDQICNWKNPLTTILIHILFVILVLYPELILPTVFLYLFLIGVWYYRWRPRNPPHMDTRLSHADNAHPDELDEEFDTFPTSRPADIVRMRYDRLRSVAGRIQTVVGDLATQGERLQSLLSWRDPRATALFVIFCLIAAIVLYVTPFRVVALIAGIYVLRHPRFRHRLPSVPLNFFRRLPARTDSML